A segment of the bacterium genome:
CGCGGCACCGACGTCGCCGCCGAGGAGGGCGGCACCGTGGCCGCGATCCCGCGCGACAAGGGCTCCCGCGTGGCCAAGGGGCAGACCCTCATCGAGCTGGACCGACGCCTGCTGTCGGCGGAAGCGGACGCCGCCCGCGCCGACCTGGCGCTGCAGGCCTACAACGTCGAGCAGACGCAGCGGCTGTACGAGGCCGGCAAGATCAGCCGCGTCGAACTGCTGACCGCCGAGGCGTTGCACGGCCGGTCCGCGGCCGCGGCGCGTGTCGCCGAGCTGCGGCACGAGCGGGCCGCCATCGCGGCGCCCTACGCCGGGATCGTGGCCGAGCGGTTCGTGGAGCCCGGGCAGCTGGTGGCGCCGGGCACCGTCGTGGCCCGCGTGGTCGACCCGTCGGTCCTGAAGCTCGCCGGCTGGCTGACCGAGCGCGACATCGTCTGGCTGCGCGAGGGCGCGGCGGCCGAGGTCTCGCTGGACGGCGTTGCGGCGCCGGTCGTCGGGCGCGTGGCCTGGCTCGGCTTCGAGGCGGACCCGGTCACCGGCAAGTTCCCGCTGGAGATCCGTCTGGACAACAAGGACCTGTCGCTGCGGCCGGGCGTGGTCGGCCGCGCCCGCATCCACAAGCAGACCCTCGCGGGCGTGATCGCCATCCCGCGCGACGCGGTGCTCGACGCCGGCGGCGGCGCGGCGGTCTACGTCGTCGACGGCGACCGCGCTCAGCTGCGCCGCGTCGTCCTGGGAGTCGACCAGGGGATGCTCGTCCAGATCGTCGAGGGCCTGCGCGCGGGCGAGCTGCTGGTCGTGCGCGGCCAGCGCGACCTGATCGACGGCGCGCTCGTCAACGCGGTCGAGACGGCGGGCGCCCGCGACGGCAGCCTCGCCGGCGACCCGGTCGCGACCACCGAGGCCGGCGCCGCGACACGCGCCGCTGATCCCGGGACGGAGGCCGCGCGATGAGGCTCGTCAGCGGCGCGATCCGCCGGTACCCGATGATCTTCGCCTTCATGGCGATCATCACGATCGTGGGCGT
Coding sequences within it:
- a CDS encoding efflux RND transporter periplasmic adaptor subunit, whose protein sequence is MTIGTEKTIMTTRKLFAAAALMLAPALLSTTGCGPKDGGAPPAETARNVRVLELDATDLTEMFEVSGAVEPLRGTDVAAEEGGTVAAIPRDKGSRVAKGQTLIELDRRLLSAEADAARADLALQAYNVEQTQRLYEAGKISRVELLTAEALHGRSAAAARVAELRHERAAIAAPYAGIVAERFVEPGQLVAPGTVVARVVDPSVLKLAGWLTERDIVWLREGAAAEVSLDGVAAPVVGRVAWLGFEADPVTGKFPLEIRLDNKDLSLRPGVVGRARIHKQTLAGVIAIPRDAVLDAGGGAAVYVVDGDRAQLRRVVLGVDQGMLVQIVEGLRAGELLVVRGQRDLIDGALVNAVETAGARDGSLAGDPVATTEAGAATRAADPGTEAAR